One Oncorhynchus masou masou isolate Uvic2021 chromosome 2, UVic_Omas_1.1, whole genome shotgun sequence genomic region harbors:
- the LOC135558210 gene encoding U5 small nuclear ribonucleoprotein TSSC4-like — protein MCEQEDHGDGGRNKLSNSDAIKLTDDLSLSDSDPEERNESIDPEVEDLSSSDDEVHQNSGPGSGPKKPAFSLTGGSSSFSNRSRSIFDCLESAAKLSSSNLGQDNVIDGVFARPPPPPLLPSGKKYGEKVGELVSKPPQKRGVPDYLVNPERWTRYDLEDVPETSDSKNSMVAQQYIQSLQQQKKENTMEDDPEEPFIPTFNQGQSSSSEHKIVFSRPSRPQKDDAEEVNKPDRTKKVGMGLCHLDDDEEEEGIGLAIAPQRPKESERKRKWTPVGEEEGALSDRKDQPPIGFVINRNVNRKNFRKTSEKEED, from the coding sequence ATGTGTGAGCAAGAGGACCATGGAGACGGTGGCCGTAACAAGCTGTCCAACAGTGACGCCATCAAGCTGACAGATGACCTCTCTCTGAGTGACTCCGACCCCGAAGAGCGTAATGAGTCCATAGACCCAGAGGTGGAAGACTTGTCCTCATCTGATGATGAAGTGCACCAGAACTCCGGTCCTGGTTCCGGTCCCAAGAAACCCGCATTCAGTCTGACAGGTGGCAGCTCAAGCTTCTCCAACCGCAGTCGAAGCATCTTTGATTGCCTGGAGAGTGCCGCTAAGTTGTCCTCGTCCAATTTGGGACAGGACAATGTCATTGACGGGGTCTTTGCAcgtccccctccacccccactgcTGCCGAGTGGAAAGAAGTATGGGGAGAAGGTGGGGGAATTGGTCAGCAAGCCTCCTCAGAAGAGAGGAGTGCCAGATTACCTGGTGAATCCTGAGCGCTGGACGCGCTACGACCTGGAGGATGTGCCAGAGACCAGTGACAGCAAGAATAGCATGGTGGCTCAGCAGTACATACAAAGCCTGCAGCAGCAGAAGAAGGAGAACACAATGGAAGATGATCCTGAAGAGCCTTTTATACCTACTTTCAACCAGGGCCAGAGCAGTAGCTCAGAGCATAAGATCGTGTTCTCCAGGCCTAGCCGGCCACAGAAGGATGACGCTGAAGAAGTTAACAAGCCTGATCGAACCAAGAAGGTAGGGATGGGTCTCTGTCACTTAGATgatgatgaagaagaggagggtaTAGGCCTAGCAATCGCCCCCCAACGCCCAAAGGAGAGTGAGCGGAAGAGGAAGTGGACCCcggtgggggaagaagagggcGCGCTGAGTGATCGGAAGGATCAACCACCTATTGGCTTCGTCATTAATAGGAACGTCAACAGGAAGAACTTCCGCAAGACatcagagaaagaggaggactgA